From one Lycium ferocissimum isolate CSIRO_LF1 chromosome 5, AGI_CSIRO_Lferr_CH_V1, whole genome shotgun sequence genomic stretch:
- the LOC132056542 gene encoding U-box domain-containing protein 32, protein MSGEVIKAEGICDVENTVFVAVGKNVKEGKSVLSWALKSFAGRRICVLHVHQPNHLFSPTDGKLSGAKLKQHVVKACQELERLRAHKLLNQYLLFISQAGIQGAKVWLEIDNVEKGIIHIIEQHKIQSLVMGAAAETHYSKQLLELKSSKAKFVCQHAPMHCQIWFTCSGCLIQTRSMDNSLLRGMESLSSPEDNGGTKLHNHVDDSYEDLDSYQDLNISEDASRSDNKIVKIEIKDDYSPLHSKNKHEAHLLHATSQPLLEEESFLRKASSDERSRLEHAMMDAENSKQRAFEESVKRWRAEEDAMEAIRMAEVSYKLSKEKEDQRKEKEEILAKQKEEIERLKIQHDLCLKELQKTQEKKLVLESQITESSYAGQELEEKIIQAVELLKSFRKQRDEMQIERDDAIKEVNRFRKLVQDDADEYCIKNFFSISFCDIIEATQNFDPSSNIGEGKFGSVYKGIIHHVKVAIKMLPACGSLSDSDFQHKAESLSRVRHPNLVTLMGICSESRSLAYEFLENGNLEDHLACRKKSRPLHWQHRIRIAVEICSALIFVHANDPCIVHGNLRPTNILLDANFVSKISDWGVHLLISHKENSDNDDPECVDKGQSTVESDVYSFGVILLRLLTARPALGIVRDVKCALESGNLGSVLDSSAGDWPTELSELLAYLALRCCEKVPLNRPNMVSEIWPTIEPMRDICTPHSDLNTSSQGSKGQRRIPPHFVCPIFQDVMEDPHIAADGYTYEGDAIKGWLYSGHDTSPMTNLKLDTCDLIPNYALYRAIQEWQQQS, encoded by the exons ATGAGTGGTGAAGTGATCAAAGCTGAAGGGATCTGTGATGTAGAGAATACTGTATTTGTAGCCGTGGGAAAGAATGTTAAAGAGGGTAAATCTGTACTTTCTTGGGCATTGAAGAGCTTTGCTGGTAGAAGAATTTGTGTTCTTCATGTTCATCAACCTAATCATTTGTTCTCACCAA CGGATGGGAAGCTTTCAGGTGCAAAGCTAAAACAGCACGTGGTGAAGGCATGCCAAGAACTTGAAAGACTAAGAGCGCACAAACTTCTAAACCAGTATCTTCTCTTTATATCCCAAGCTGGG ATACAGGGGGCCAAGGTGTGGCTTGAAATAGACAATGTGGAGAAAGGGATAATACATATTATtgaacaacacaaaattcaatcGCTTGTGATGGGAGCAGCAGCCGAGACTCACTACTCAAA GCAATTGTTAGAACTCAAGTCCAGCAAAGCTAAATTTGTGTGCCAACATGCACCAATGCACTGTCAAATTTGGTTTACTTGCAGCGGGTGCCTGATACAGACAAG GTCTATGGATAACTCTCTTTTAAGGGGCATGGAGTCATTGTCTTCTCCAGAAGATAATGGAGGAACCAAATTGCATAATCATGTTGACGACAGTTATGAAGATTTGGACAGTTATCAAGATTTGAACATTTCAGAAGATGCATCAAGGTCAGATAACAAAATAGTCAAGATAGAGATCAAGGATGACTATTCACCCTTGCACTCAAAAAACAAACATGAAGCACATTTGCTTCATGCAACATCTCAACCTTTGCTG GAAGAAGAAAGTTTTCTCAGAAAAGCCTCTAGTGATGAAAGGAGTAGACTGGAGCATGCTATGATGGATGCTGAGAACTCAAAACAGAGGGCTTTTGAAGAGTCAGTAAAACGGTGGAGAGCTGAAGAAGATGCTATGGAGGCTATCCGCATG GCTgaagtgtcatataaattatccaaggaaaaggaagatcaaagaaaagagaaggaagAAATTTTGGCAAAGCAAAAAGAAGAGATAGAAAGATTGAAGATTCAGCATGACCTGTGTCTAAAAGAACTTCAGAAGACCCAGGAGAAGAAGCTTGTATTAGAAAGTCAAATAACTGAATCCTCCTATGCAGGGCAGGAGTTAGAGGAGAAGATAATTCAAGCTGTAGAGCTACTAAAATCCTTTAGGAAGCAGAGGGATGAGATGCAGATAGAGCGTGACGATGCAATCAAAGAAGTTAACAGATTTAGAAAATTGGTACAAGATGATGCCGATGAGTATTGTatcaaaaatttcttttcaatttctttctgCGACATTATAGAGGCTACACAAAATTTTGATCCATCCTCAAACATTGGAGAAGGAAAATTCGGTAGTGTTTACAAGGGGATTATTCACCatgtaaaagtagctataaaGATGTTGCCTGCTTGTGGTTCTTTAAGCGATTCGGATTTCCAACACAAG GCAGAAAGTTTGAGCAGGGTGAGGCATCCAAACCTTGTTACACTGATGGGGATTTGCTCAGAGTCTAGGTCCCTTGCTTATGAATTCCTTGAAAACGGAAACCTTGAAGATCACCTGGCTTGCCGCAAAAAATCCCGCCCTCTTCATTGGCAACATCGGATACGAATTGCTGTCGAGATATGCTCTGCTCTTATCTTTGTTCATGCCAACGATCCTTGCATTGTCCATGGGAACTTAAGACCTACCAACATTCTCCTTGATGCTAATTTTGTCAGCAAAATAAGTGATTGGGGAGTCCATCTCTTGATTTCGCATAAGGAGAATTCCGATAATGATGACCCAGAATGTGTTGACAAGGGACAGAGTACTGTAGAATCTGATGTTTACTCATTTGGCGTCATACTTTTACGACTTTTGACTGCAAGACCAGCTTTGGGTATAGTGAGGGACGTCAAGTGTGCTTTGGAAAGTGGGAACTTGGGTTCAGTTTTGGATTCTTCAGCTGGTGATTGGCCAACTGAACTATCGGAACTGTTGGCTTATCTAGCATTGAGGTGCTGTGAGAAAGTTCCTTTAAATCGGCCTAATATGGTGTCCGAAATCTGGCCAACAATTGAGCCAATGAGAGATATATGCACACCACACTCGGATTTGAATACTTCATCTCAGGGTTCCAAGGGTCAAAGACGAATTCCTCCTCATTTCGTTTGTCCTATTTTCCAG GATGTCATGGAAGATCCACACATAGCAGCGGATGGTTATACATATGAAGGTGATGCAATAAAAGGATGGCTGTATAGTGGACATGATACTTCTCCCATGACAAACCTCAAGCTCGATACCTGTGATTTGATTCCCAATTATGCTCTCTATCGCGCAATTCAGGAATGGCAGCAACAGTCCTGA